A window from Cryptomeria japonica chromosome 1, Sugi_1.0, whole genome shotgun sequence encodes these proteins:
- the LOC131036620 gene encoding ent-kaurenoic acid oxidase 2-like gives MDTLWLIGLAVTVGLFPPLIWVLRSFNEWKYCHQYSTSKTARKLPPGHMGWPIIGELLDFLWCFKFTLKPDDFIWKRRAKYGDTGIYRTHLFGSPSIITCSPEANRFVTARAIEDDTFAPGWPSPELIGVNSIAMVEGLQHKRIRRYLMEAVNSPESLARIFVKLQPLFKAALKNWALKGSITAADEANQLTFHNICTLLFSYSNAPLLEKMERIYRGLRGGIRAQPINLPGTALHHALKCRKELSSILLSEMHDRRVNKENSKDDFLQVLMDSVDSNGDKLSEEEILDNIVSIILGGYASTANSITWALYYLAKYPAVLQKLKEENVSIRLKKKEDEILTYEDVKSMDYTSKVIDEVIRLANISAFVFRTASKDEEFNGYTIPKGWKVIVWLRANHVDPQYYHNPMEFNPDRWDGLIVKLGVYYVFGGGPRLCPGNNLVRMELFMFLHQVCIDYKWELSNPNASIHFLPYSRAIDGVKMTFRDM, from the exons ATGGATACATTGTGGTTGATAGGACTTGCAGTTACAGTTGGACTGTTCCCACCGCTCATATGGGTGTTGAGATCCTTCAATGAATGGAAATACTgtcaccaatattcaacatccaaAACTGCTAGAAAGCTTCCTCCGGGTCACATGGGATGGCCTATCATTGGAGAGCTGCTTGACTTCTTGTGGTGTTTCAAGTTCACCTTAAAGCCAGATGATTTCATTTGGAAGAGAAGAGCCAA ATATGGGGACACTGGAATTTACAGAACGCACTTATTTGGGTCACCTTCTATCATAACATGTTCTCCAGAGGCCAATAGATTTGTGACTGCAAGGGCGATAGAGGATGACACTTTTGCCCCTGGCTGGCCTTCTCCCGAGTTGATAGGGGTAAATTCAATTGCCATGGTTGAAGGACTGCAACACAAACGCATAAGACGTTATTTGATGGAAGCCGTCAATAGTCCAGAGTCATTGGCGAGGATATTTGTCAAATTACAGCCGTTATTCAAAGCAGCCCTTAAAAACTGGGCTCTCAAGGGTTCAATCACTGCTGCTGATGAAGCCAATCAG TTGACATTCCACAACATATGTACACTGCTATTCAGCTATTCAAATGCCCCATTATTAGAAAAAATGGAAAGGATTTATAGAGGACTTCGAGGTGGAATCAGAGCTCAGCCCATTAATTTACCAGGCACTGCACTTCACCATGCCTTGAAG TGTCGAAAGGAATTATCAAGTATACTATTGTCTGAAATGCATGATAGAAGAGTGAACAAGGAGAACTCTAAAGATGACTTCCTGCAAGTTTTGATGGATTCAGTGGATTCTAATGGTGATAAATTAAGTGAAGAAGAAATTTTGGATAACATTGTCTCTATAATTTTAGGGGGATATGCATCCACAGCTAACTCAATCACTTGGGCACTTTATTACTTAGCTAAGTACCCTGCTGTTCTTCAAAAACTTAAG GAGGAAAATGTTTCCATTAGATTAAAGAAAAAAGAGGATGAGATTCTgacatatgaggatgtcaagagcATGGATTATACTTCAAAG GTGATTGATGAAGTCATTAGACTTGCCAACATATCAGCTTTTGTATTCCGTACTGCCtcaaaggatgaagaatttaatg GTTATACCATTCCAAAAGGATGGAAGGTCATAGTATGGTTACGCGCTAATCATGTTGATCCTCAATATTATCACAATCCAATGGAGTTTAACCCTGATAGATGGGAT GGATTAATAGTCAAACTGGGAGTATACTACGTATTTGGTGGTGGTCCTAGACTTTGTCCTGGAAACAACCTTGTTAGAATGGAACTCTTCATGTTTTTACATCAAGTTTGCATTGACTACAA GTGGGAGCTTTCAAATCCAAATGCAAGCATACATTTTTTGCCATATTCAAGAGCAATAGATGGTGTGAAAATGACATTTAGAGATATGTga